In a single window of the Nicotiana tomentosiformis chromosome 8, ASM39032v3, whole genome shotgun sequence genome:
- the LOC138897728 gene encoding uncharacterized protein, whose amino-acid sequence MGDSVVVDRVYRSCVVTFCGYETRADLLLLDMVEFKDILGMDWLSLYHAILDYHANTVTLVMLELPGLEWRGLSVGTSRRVISFLKARHMVEKGCLAYLAFVRDTTVETLAIDSVPMVREFSDVFRADLPSMLPYQDIDFGIDLVPGTQPISTLPYRMAPIELRELKG is encoded by the coding sequence atgggtgattctgttgttgtggatcgggtctaTCGATCTTGTGtggtgactttctgtggttatgagaccagagcagatcttctattgctcgataTGGTGGAATTTAAGGATatattgggcatggactggttgtccctgtaccatgccattcttgattACCATGCCAATACGGTTACCTTAGTGATGCTTGAGTTGCCcggattagagtggagaggtttgTCTGTTGGTACTTCCAGACGGGTTATTTcattcttgaaggctcgacatatggtcgagaagggttgtttggcctacTTGGCctttgttcgggatactactgtagagactctcGCGATAGATTCAGTGCCTATGGTACGAGAGTTTTCCGATGTATTTCGTGCTGACCTACCTAGTATGCTGCCATATCAGGATatcgattttggcattgatttggtgccaggcaccCAACCTATTTCTACTTTGCCTTATCGTATGGCTCCCATAGAGCTTAGAGAGTTAAAGGGGTag